AGCCAGTCTCTCTCCTTGACCTTATTATGCCCAAGAGCACATTTTGACCACATCCGGCTGGACTTAGGACTGTGGTCAGAGGCTAAGGAACAGTTCtggggattttcttttctttctgtaactGATTAATTGCTCACATGGGTAATCACCTTGTGAGCATGGCCGGATCTGTACCGTGTCTCTCCTAACAGACCTGTGAGCTGCTGAGCGTGGTCTCCCCCCTAGGTATCATAGAACAGTCACAGTTGCTTATTGGCATCCAATCTGCAGCCTTATTTTAGGCTTGCTTTCCAACCAAAAGAGTaagaaggcagggcttccctggtggcgcagtggttgagagtccgcctgccgatgcaggggtcacgggttcgtgccccagtccgggaagatcccacatgccgcagagcggctgagcccgtgagccatggccgctgagcctgcgcgtccagagcctgtgctccgcaacgggagaggccacaacagtgagaggctcgcataccgcaaaaaaacaaaaaaaaaaaagaaggcacagGTGAAAGTGCCAGAGTTGCTGCCGCAACCTGAGAGCTCTGCCAGGACAGGAACTGAGTCTGGCTTTGAACTCTCTTCTAAGCTTTGTGGCCacgctggtggggaggggagctgtGGGACAGGACCACAGAAGGTCTAGCAGTTGGGAAGTAGGGGACAACCCCTGCATCACTGCCTTGAGAGTTTCTGACCTATGACCTTTTCAAAAGGCACTCTCACATGAGGGAAAGAACCATTCAGGTGGATGCTGGGAAAGATAACTCACTTGATTCTTGAATTTTTCCCTGTCCCTCCaatgctttgttttcttctccttggGAGTCAGACTCAGTGACCTGGACTTTACTTCCTCGAGGGCCAGCGTAACCTAAGGTCAGAGCTTTCATCTTCCCTTCACGGGATCTGGAGCCGTATAGACCCAGCTCCACCAAATATTAGTTGAATAGTTTTGGACAAGCCCTTTAACCtctctattcctgttttccaCGTCTCTAAAATGGGACGGTGGTGATTAGTCCGAAAGGATGATGCTGTTGCTATCTTTATTACTGCCCTGGGCAAGGGACTTTGTGCAGCTCTTCCCCTGTCACCAAGGTGGGAGGAAAGGGTAAGATAAAGCGCTGTGCAGCCAGGGTGGAGGTCGGTAGCACTGGAGGGCTTCATTATTCAGGACCCCGTCAGATGTGGGCCTCAGACTAGTGAAGAGAAAGTAGTAGGCTGAGAAAAGGGCTGTTTCTCTCCAACTCTGCTTCCTACCATGCAATGACATGTGTGGGAAGGAGCTAGGAGAAGCAGTCTGTGTGAGTATCCTGCCTTCTGCCCTGTTGAGCTGCTTTGGAGGTaccctgaagtctactttgtgattcattttgtttttctagcCCATCCTTCCGGAAATCGCGAATGTCCCGAGCCCAGAGCTTCCCAGACAACAGACAGGAATTCTCGGGTGAGTTCTCCAGAGCCTGGGTGAGCACTGCGGGGTGTCCGGGTGGGGCTGCAGGCAGTCTGCTTTTTGATGGCTGAGCTGGGAAGAGAAGCCAGGGCTGTATTTTAATTCTCCTCGGGCTTGCTGCTCTGAGGTCTCAGGTGACCTAGAGGCTTAAATGGATCACTAACATTGGCCTGTCGAGAAGCCAGTGATTCCTCTCTCCTACTCAGATCGGGAAACTCAGCTCTATGACAAAGGGGTCAAAGGTGGAACCTACCCCCGGCGCTACCACGtgtccgtgcaccacaaggacTACAATGATGGTGAGTGCGCCTCCACCCTGCCCCCTGCTGGCCACATCAGAAGGGACGTGGTTAAAGCTCCTCCAGGAAAAGCCACTGGAGCGGGTGGCCCAAGCACTCCCGGCCCCATGTTTCCTTTATTCCTGAGGAACTGTGCCCAGGCTTGAGGCAGTAGAGTCAgggtttaaacaaacaaaaaaaagagcgAGGCTGGTATTTGTAGACTGATGCTGCCTGTAGCAACTCTGTCCTTTGTCTGGGTGCACAGCGTGCTCCAGGGCGCCAGCTCTCCAACGCCCCCTTCTGCCTCACGCAGCAAACGGAATGGAGCTTCCTCAGAGGTTTAGGGTTAGGATGCCGAGGAAAATAGATCAGCCGTGGATTGGCCCTGCGAGTGATGTAGGACATAGGGGCCAGCCCTATGCTTTCGCTTTGGCTAGGTTTCCCTAAACCATCTGGCTGCTTGCTAATTCCTGCTTTTGTCCTGATTCTCAGGATGCTTGAGACATTAGCCATTCTGGCACGAGTCAGGTGGGAGGGCAGATAGGTTCTAGAGAGCTCACCCAACTGGAGCTGCTGTTATGGCCCGGTTTGCACATTCAGCCTGTGGCCAGGGGTCTGACTTGCTCTATTCTGGCCCCTGCAACCCTTCAGGCAGAAGAACATTTCCCCGAATACGACGTCATCAAGGCAACCTGTTCACCCTGGTGCCCTCCAGCCGCTCCCTGAGCACAAATGGCGAGAACATGGGCCTGGCGGTGCAGTACCTGGACCCCCGAGGGCGCCTGCGGAGTGCGGACAGTGAGAACGCCCTCTCTGTGCAGGAGAGGAACGTGCCAACCAAGTGTGAGGAGTGGGCCCTGGCCAGGTGGAGGCTGCCCAGGGGATGCTCAGACCAACTGCAGGGCGGGAGGCCAGCGGGGTCCACTGGGGCTGTTCGGCTCAGCAGTTGGCAGCTCTGGCCCATCCGCACCCAGTGGAAGAGCCCGAGGGTGGGCAGCAGATCCCCTGGACTTTAGTCCTCACTCCACTGTTGCGTGACAAGCCACTTCTCTCTGGCCTTTAGTTTTTCCATGTTTAAACTGAAGAGCAGTCTCCTTAATCCCTAATGAGATCCATAATGAGATAATATGAGATATTTGGGGGCCTTGGAAGTATGAAGGTATTTAATCAATTCACATGAACATTTAACCACTATTTTAGCCAATCCTCTGCTTCTCAGGCCTTGGGCCTTAAGGTCTGATTGACCAGGGCACTGAGCCTGTTTCAGATGGGTGTGGAGATGCTATGCTGAGACGTGTGATGATGCCGGGTGAGGGGGCAGCtcgggcctctgtaggatgaggcAGGATATCGGTAACGAAGTGCACGAACTCTAATGCTCTTTCCTTCTGTCCTCCTGTAGCTCCCAGTGCCCCCATCAATTGGCGCCGGGGGAAGCTCCTGGGCCAGGGTGCCTTTGGCAGGGTCTATTTGTGCTATGATGTGGACACAGGACGAGAACTTGCTTCCAAGCAGGTCCAGTTTGACCCAGACAGTCCTGAGACAAGCAAGGTACTGCCTTCCCCATGGTCTGACGTCCAGTTCCTCCCTCTCAAGAAAACACCTGTCTCGTTGCACAGATTGCTCGAGATGCTACAGGTTGCTTCTCCCATCATTCTtcctcccaggctcccttgctGTTGACCCTGGCCCAGGGGAGAGATTGGGTATGAGGAACTGAGTTGGTGCCAAAGTACCAAGTAACCCAAACTGGGAGGTGATGGCCAGTGCTACAAAGAGCAGTACCTGCCCCACCCTCACCAAACAGATGCCTCTCTCTCCCAGCTCTCAGACCAGGAAGGAGCCTGTCTTTGGAGCTTAGCTTTGGATGTGACCTTCATTCCAGTTTGAGTGGACAAATACAGCAGTTATCTAAACTGCTGAGTTGCACCCACAAACCCGTCTCCCACCCCACTGTCTGCTGTCTTCCAGCATGGGAATGCCACCATCCCAAGGCTTAGCCAGCATTGTGGACAAGGGCCAAACAGTTGAGAGTCCCCCCTTTTCTCCAGCTGAAGTTCCCAAGGCAGACAGACTCCTCTGAGGCCACTGAGTAGGGCAAGCTGAGCTGATCCTAGGCAGGTGGAACCAGGGCCCTGAAAGCCTAGGTGACAACTGGGCCTCTCCCCTAGGAGGTGAGTGCACTGGAGTGCGAGATCCAGTTGCTGAAGAACTTGCAGCACGAGCGCATAGTGCAGTACTATGGCTGCCTGCGGGACCGTGCCGAGAAGACTCTGACCATCTTCATGGAGTACATGCCGGGGGTATGTTCCCCAGATGCGTGTGGGACACACAGGAGAGGACctctgctggggctgggggctgtggAGGAGGGGTCCCTTTGACATGGGTCTGATTACCTGAGACTCCAGAGGCTCGGGGGAAAGTGAGGCAGTGGCAGGACTGGGAGTCCGCAGGCCCTGCGTCTGGCTGCGGTGACGGTGCGGGGTGACAAGTGTCCCAGGCCACCCTAACCTGAGGCTCACAGGGCAGCGGCACTGTCCAGTAAGTCGCGCCTTTACCTGGCGTAGACAGACCTCCCTTCTGGATTTGGGTCATCCGTTGCTTGAGGAAAGGACTGTCTCAGACTTTTCTCCAAGCTGCCTGACAGCCcctagcaaagtgcctggcacatcacaaATGGGGATCGGAAGAATCACTCCTTTGCCAAATGCTGGGGGCTGGAAGTAGCCTTGCCCCTTCCCACCACCTTCCTGCAGTGACTCCCTCTGACTCCTGTGGCTTTAGGGCTCAGTGAAAGACCAGTTGAAGGCCTACGGAGCTCTGACAGAGAGTGTGACCCGAAAATACACCCGGCAGATCCTGGAGGGCATGTCCTACCTGCACAGTAACATGATTGTTCACCGGGACATCAAGGGTAAGCATGGGCGGCTGTGTGGTCCCCGTGACCTAGTTACCTGGGAACTTTGGACCGGGTCGTTTTGAACTTTCTGACAAGTGGAACCCTCATTGCTTCCTTGGGAGATCGGCATGAGGATCAGTTGAGCAATTTGGGAAAATACCGTGAAGTGTGCTCTGCAGGTGTCGGCCATGGTGATGACGGTTGGTGCTGTAGGGCTGAGGTTTCCCGTCACTAGCCTGTTCGTTCTGTGCAGTTCATGTCTAATTCGTGGTAGCCCCCCATCCTCCCCAGCAGCCCTTTGacctgggagggagagagagggaggatgtGGAAAGTGCCCAGGGGTCCAGGGTTGCAGCCTCTGCCCTTTCATGCCTTAGGAGCCAACATCCTCCGAGACTCTGCTGGGAATGTGAAGCTGGGGGACTTTGGGGCCAGCAAGCGCCTGCAGACCATCTGCATGTCAGGCACGGGCATGCGCTCGGTCACTGGCACACCCTACTGGATGAGCCCTGAGGTGATCAGCGGTGAGGGCTACGGAAGGAAGGCAGACGTGTGGTGAGCACTGGGGACGTGCTGGGACCCCATCTCCCTGTCTGGGCTGTAGCGGCTCCAACTTAGGAATGAGGCTTGGGGGCTTTGCAGTGTGGCAGGAGGGAGTGAGAACACACCTCTGGCCAGCGAGGCCAGGTTGCAGGCTCCATGTGGGCAGAGGTAGTTGTGCCTGCAGCAGTACATACAGCAGATGCGCTGTGTTTTAACTCTGAATAGCAACTGTTTTGTTATCACTGAGAACTTGGCCATGGAAAACATCCCTGATGTTTGCTAAATCCCTTAAAGAACTAGGATCCAGTCTGAGGGCCTGGATCTGTCTCTAAACAGCAGCAGGCTTCCACTCCCTCCTAGTGCTCAGGTGGCTTGCATCTGCTCTACCTAACTTCATGTCCATCCTCTGAAAGGGCCTGAAAGTTGTGAGAGCATCACTTCCTCTTAGAATGTTACTGTGGTGGGATGAATAATGGTCCCTGAAGATGTCCACATACTAATGCCAAAGGGATTAGTAAATGTtacctgtaaatgttaccttatatgacaGTAAGGCCTTTGCAGATTAATTTAAGaactttgagatggggagatgatcctggattatccagatgggctCAGTATAAGCACAAAGGTCCTTATAAAAGGAAGGCAGGATATCAGAGTGAGCAGTAAGAGGTGACAAAGGAAACAAGAGGTTGGAGTGACGCAAGGCAGGGGCCAtgaaccaaggaatgcaggcagcctctagtagctggaaaaggcagggtaATGGATTCtcctctcagagcctccagaagaaaccaTCCCACTGATAcgttgactttagcccagtgagactcatTTTAGACTTCCGACCtccaaaatgataataaatgtaTGCCACTAGGttcgtggtaatttgttacagcagcaacaggaactAATACCATGACCTCAGAGCTCTTTCTGAACATGCTAAAGTGGTTCTCTTCCCCAATGTCAGGAAGCACCTGGGTGGGTGTAGGTTGATGAAGCCCACGTGGACGAAGGTGATGGGGCTTTGAAGCCTCTTCTGGCCTTGGGGACCCTCTACAGGGGTGTCAGCCATCAGCTTGGCCCATCCTGTCTCAGTGTGTTCTGGGAAGGGCACCTCCTTTCACAGCAGTGGGCAGGGCAGCTGGGAGCCTGGGGCAGGTTAAGGGGGTGACACTGGGGTTCTCTCTCCAGGAGCCTGGGCTGCACTGTGGTGGAGATGCTGACAGAGAAACCACCTTGGGCAGAGTATGAAGCCATGGCCGCCATTTTCAAGATTGCCACCCAGCCCACCAATCCTCAGCTGCCCTCCCACATCTCTGAGCACGGCCGGGACTTCCTGAGGCGCATTTTTGTGGAGGCCCGCCAGAGACCTTCGGCCGAGGAGCTGCTCACACACCACTTTGCACAGCTCGTGTACTGAGCTCTCAAGGCCACGCTGTTGCTGGCCGCCCCCCGCTGCATGGGTGACGGGCTGCTCTGGGGCTCAGCAAAATTGCTGCTTCTCCCAGGCAAGGCTGTGGACCACGGAGCTGCAGTCCAGCCAGCGTTGTCTGTGCCCTTCTGCTGCTGGGGCCCAGAGCCAGGTAGGGTGGCTGCAGCCTCATGGACTGGGAGCCCCCAGCCTGCCAGACCTGAAGCTCCAGCGTCCTAAGCTCAGCCTGGAGGGGAAGGGGCTAGCAACAGTGTGCGAGGCGCCGTGGGCCCCACCCTCGGCACTGTGTCCTGACACCGCAGTCAGCACCAGACCCCAGGGAGTCTGGGGGCACAGGATGGACACGAGGGTCTGAATAGTGTTACTTTCATTCAGAGtgttattttgtttcttctcccCATGTCTGGAGACCACCAGGGCATCTCTGGGCTGGATGAGCCCACCCAAGCCTGAGGTAAAGCCCGGCATCCCACAGCCAATGGAAAGCGGAGGCCTGGGCTGCGCTCCCCCCTGGAGCCCCAGGCCAGTTTTGCCAGTCCCTTTCCTTTACCAAAGATGAATGAAGCAAATGTTATGCTGCCTTATTCAGGGAAGGAGGAGCCTGTCCTGCCTGCCCCCATGACCCTgaccccctcccaccctcaaGCAGGGGCCTGAGATGTGGAACTGCCCCCACTGAGAGGGAGACCCAGTTTTGTCAATGCAATTGTCTCTGTTTTACAAGTTGGAGTCACTCTTATGCTGTACCCAGTTTCTAAACTGGAGACTTCGTGTGCCCTCTGGGCTCTGAGTACCCCTGCGCTGGGCTTGGGCCTTGGGCCAGATTGGAAAGAGCTGAAGGTCGTGGCCTTTGTGTGCCTGGCCTGGCACCTGTTCCCCTCCTGGGGCAGAGAGGAAGATGGACAACGCAGTGAAGGCATCTGAGCCAGCTGGCGACCAAGCGGGCCGTTCAGGGCAGCCAGGGGAGCCGTATCAGGCTGTCTGCGGGTTACGAACTGCTAGGCCAGAGCTCTCTGATGCCACCAGCTGTGTCCAAAACCGCAAAGCTCTGTTCCTCCTTGGCCAGCCTTGCTCATCCCCATGAGGTCTCAGCCTCTTTCCCTTGTTGCTCCTATGGGGGAGGAATGGCAGCAGGGGTCAGGGGGCCAGTAGCTCCAAGCAGCTTAGAGTTGGCCTTATTTACCTCAGCCTGGGCGCTGGTCCTTTCTT
Above is a genomic segment from Mesoplodon densirostris isolate mMesDen1 chromosome 18, mMesDen1 primary haplotype, whole genome shotgun sequence containing:
- the MAP3K3 gene encoding mitogen-activated protein kinase kinase kinase 3 isoform X2 gives rise to the protein MKDLVALQMSRRPRVPGYETMKNKETGHPNRQKKHNSSSSALLNSPTVTTSSCAGASEKKKFLSDVRIKFEHNGERRIIAFSRPVRYEDVEHKVTTVFGQPLDLHYMNNELSILLTNQDDLDKAIDILDRSSSMKSLRILLLSQDRNHTSSPPHSGVSRQVRIKASQSAGDINTIYQPPEPRSRHLSVSSQNPGRSSPPPGYVPERQQRIARQGSYTSINSEGEFIPETSEQCMLDPLSSAENSLSGSCQSLDRSADSPSFRKSRMSRAQSFPDNRQEFSDRETQLYDKGVKGGTYPRRYHVSVHHKDYNDGRRTFPRIRRHQGNLFTLVPSSRSLSTNGENMGLAVQYLDPRGRLRSADSENALSVQERNVPTKSPSAPINWRRGKLLGQGAFGRVYLCYDVDTGRELASKQVQFDPDSPETSKEVSALECEIQLLKNLQHERIVQYYGCLRDRAEKTLTIFMEYMPGGSVKDQLKAYGALTESVTRKYTRQILEGMSYLHSNMIVHRDIKGANILRDSAGNVKLGDFGASKRLQTICMSGTGMRSVTGTPYWMSPEVISGEGYGRKADVWSLGCTVVEMLTEKPPWAEYEAMAAIFKIATQPTNPQLPSHISEHGRDFLRRIFVEARQRPSAEELLTHHFAQLVY
- the MAP3K3 gene encoding mitogen-activated protein kinase kinase kinase 3 isoform X3, with protein sequence MDEQEALNSIMKDLVALQMSRRPRVPGYETMKNKETGHPNRQSDVRIKFEHNGERRIIAFSRPVRYEDVEHKVTTVFGQPLDLHYMNNELSILLTNQDDLDKAIDILDRSSSMKSLRILLLSQDRNHTSSPPHSGVSRQVRIKASQSAGDINTIYQPPEPRSRHLSVSSQNPGRSSPPPGYVPERQQRIARQGSYTSINSEGEFIPETSEQCMLDPLSSAENSLSGSCQSLDRSADSPSFRKSRMSRAQSFPDNRQEFSDRETQLYDKGVKGGTYPRRYHVSVHHKDYNDGRRTFPRIRRHQGNLFTLVPSSRSLSTNGENMGLAVQYLDPRGRLRSADSENALSVQERNVPTKSPSAPINWRRGKLLGQGAFGRVYLCYDVDTGRELASKQVQFDPDSPETSKEVSALECEIQLLKNLQHERIVQYYGCLRDRAEKTLTIFMEYMPGGSVKDQLKAYGALTESVTRKYTRQILEGMSYLHSNMIVHRDIKGANILRDSAGNVKLGDFGASKRLQTICMSGTGMRSVTGTPYWMSPEVISGEGYGRKADVWSLGCTVVEMLTEKPPWAEYEAMAAIFKIATQPTNPQLPSHISEHGRDFLRRIFVEARQRPSAEELLTHHFAQLVY
- the MAP3K3 gene encoding mitogen-activated protein kinase kinase kinase 3 isoform X1, which produces MDEQEALNSIMKDLVALQMSRRPRVPGYETMKNKETGHPNRQKKHNSSSSALLNSPTVTTSSCAGASEKKKFLSDVRIKFEHNGERRIIAFSRPVRYEDVEHKVTTVFGQPLDLHYMNNELSILLTNQDDLDKAIDILDRSSSMKSLRILLLSQDRNHTSSPPHSGVSRQVRIKASQSAGDINTIYQPPEPRSRHLSVSSQNPGRSSPPPGYVPERQQRIARQGSYTSINSEGEFIPETSEQCMLDPLSSAENSLSGSCQSLDRSADSPSFRKSRMSRAQSFPDNRQEFSDRETQLYDKGVKGGTYPRRYHVSVHHKDYNDGRRTFPRIRRHQGNLFTLVPSSRSLSTNGENMGLAVQYLDPRGRLRSADSENALSVQERNVPTKSPSAPINWRRGKLLGQGAFGRVYLCYDVDTGRELASKQVQFDPDSPETSKEVSALECEIQLLKNLQHERIVQYYGCLRDRAEKTLTIFMEYMPGGSVKDQLKAYGALTESVTRKYTRQILEGMSYLHSNMIVHRDIKGANILRDSAGNVKLGDFGASKRLQTICMSGTGMRSVTGTPYWMSPEVISGEGYGRKADVWSLGCTVVEMLTEKPPWAEYEAMAAIFKIATQPTNPQLPSHISEHGRDFLRRIFVEARQRPSAEELLTHHFAQLVY